CGAGCAGAGCGCCGAGCTCGGTGCGCAGATCGAAGCGCTTGGCCAGCCAGCCGTCGAGAGCGTCCGAGGCGCCGGCGAGGACGAAGACGCCGAAGGCGGCCGGCCAGTTCTCTGTGACGATCATATCGATCGCCGCCGGAGTCAGCACGAAGCGGCCGATGGTGATGAAATTGGGCAGCCAGCGGAAATAGAGGGAGCGCATGCTCCCTTATCTGGGACGTGCGCGGAGAATGTCATGAGGGCGACGAGTGCGGAATATCCGAAAGAACGACGCATCCTTCTCCTACTCGTGGGAGAAGGCGGCCCCGCGAAGCGGGGTCGGATGAGGGTCCCGACGAGAACGCGGCTCGAAGGAAAACGCCGAGTTCGGATGGACCCTCATCCGACCCGACTTCGTCGGGCCACCTTCTCCCGCGAGCGGGAGAAGGGAGAAACCGCCTTACGCTGTCGCGTCGTCCTGATGGTGGCGCTCGGCGTGGTGATGACGGCGGCGCGCCTCCTCGTAATCCTCATCGAGGTCCTCGTCGCGGTCGCGCATGTGGTGGCGTCCGTGGCGACGGCGGCCGGTCACGCCGCGGAACACGGCGCGGGCCAGAGTGCGCAGCGGCGAGGTGAGCCGCGTCACATCCTCGATCCGCTCGATCACCGCCTCGCTGCGCGACAGCTCGCGGTCGAGCGCCGCCTTGGTGCGGCAGAGATCGACGTCGCTGTCCTCGAACCAGACGCCGAGCACGCGCCACCAGGCGATGGCGAGGCCCTGCAGCTTCAGGGCGCCGAGCGCGCCTTCGCTGTCGATGTCGGCCGCCTCGAGCATGAAGCGCATCGAATTGACGGTCTCGCGATTGAGCGCCGCCGCCGCCAGCGGATCGGTCGACGCCCATTGCGAGATCGCCTCCAGCGCGTTGCGATAGGGCTCCAGCGCCTCGAGCCGGCGCAGCAGCACGTCATAGAGCCGCTCCTTGGCCGGCTCGGCGGCGTAGCGGCCGGAAAAATCCTCCAGCACCTGCCGGTCGATCTTGCGCGAGAAGGACGCCAGCACCGCGCCCTTGGACGGGAAGCAATCGCGGAAATCGGCGAGCGAGACGCCAGCCTCATGGGCGATGTCGGCGATCGCTATATCCTCGAAGGCGCGCCGCCCGGCGAGCCGCATCAGCGCCTCGACGATCCTGTCGCGCATCGAGCCGTTCGCCGATTTGGTCTCGGCCCCCGTGTCGGTGGTTTTGTCGTTCGTCGTCATCGCCGCCTCCTGAGCTCCGCTCGCGACTATACGTAACTTGGTTAATCTAGAGCGTTTTCGCCAAATCGGAAGCCTGCTCTCGCTCGGCGGGCGCGGAAAATTGCGCGCCGCATCAGCCGGACAATTCCTCGGCGCGCCGCCGCGCCGCCGCCACGGCGCGAGCGAGGAGCGGCGCGAGCCCGTCCTCAGCCATCAGAACAGCCAGGGCCGCCGCCGTGGTGCCGCCGGGCGAGGTGACATTTTCCCGCAAGGTCGCGGGCGAGAGGTCCCCGCTCTGCCGCAGCAATTCGCCGGCGCCGGCGACCGTGGCGCGCGCGAGACGCGCCGCGATTTCCTCGGGCAGGCCGGCCTCGACGCCGGCCTTGGTGAGACATTCGACGAAATGGAACACATAGGCCGGGCCGGAGCCGGAGACGGCGGTCACCGCATCGATCAGCGCCTCGCTCTCGATCCATTCCACCTCGCCGACAGCGCCGAGCAGCGCCGAAGCGAGCCCGCGCCGCCCGTCGTCGACCGCGGGACAAGCGAAAGCGCCGGAAATGCCGCGACCGATCGAAGCCGGCGTGTTGGGCATCGCGCGCACGATCATCTTCGCCGCCGGCAGGCGGGCGACGAGATCGGCGACGCGCTTGCCGGCGAGAATCGACAGCACGAGCGTGTCGGGACCGGCGTCGGCGACAAGCGACGGCGCGACGGCGTCCAGCATCTGCGGCTTGATCGCCAGCACCAGCGCCTCGGCCGGCGCGCGCGTCGGCGGATTGAGCCGGAAGCCGCGCGCAGCCGCGAGCGCCGTGACCTCGCGAGAGGCCTGCGGCTCGACAATGGCGACGCCCTCCCCCGAGAGGCCCTGCGCCGCCCAGCCCTGGAGCAGCGCCGCTCCCATTTTTCCGGCCCCGACCAGGGTGATGGAGCCGGGCAATCCGACAAAAGCGCTCACGCCTCTCCCTTGGTCTCGAAATTCGCGGTCTCCAGCGCTTCCTTGGCGCCCTTGCCGGCCCAGAGCACGAACTGGAACGCCTGATAATAGCGCTCGCAGGTCTCGAGCGCACGGTCGAGCAGCGCCGCGCATTGCAGGCCCGAGGGCTGCGCGCCGCCGGCGAGCAGCAGGCTCTGGCGATGCATCACCACGCCTTCGCTCGGCCACAAGTCGAAATGGCCGACCCAGAGCTGCTCGTTGATGGTGCGGATCAGCGACTGCGCCTCGGCGCGCCGGCGCTCCGGCACGCGCAGATCGAAAGCGCAGCTCACATGCAGAGTCTCGAGCTCGCCGAGCCAGGTGAAGGCCACATGATAATCGGTCCACCCGCCCGCGACCGAGATCGAGATCTCGTCTTCATCGTCGCGATCGAACGACCAGTCGTTGCTGGTGGCCAATTGCTCCACGATGTCGACGGGATGCCGGGGGCGGTCGAAGTCTTTATCCGGTGCGATCAACATGATGAGCGAAACCTATGTGAGGGTCGTCTGACGCGGCGACGGACACTTATGGACGGCGACGCTGAACGCATGCAGGCGAGCCGAGGCTCCCGCTGGTCTCGACACAGGGCCGGGTGAAACGAATCACCCGAGCCTGGTCACTATACTCCACCCGCTTGAATCGCCGCCGATTTTCAGCATCGACCGAAGCGCGCCGCGACTGCGGCGTCATTTGCCGCACAGTGGTGGATTCGGCCGCGCCGGTCTACTGGCGCAGCCGCCCCTTCCACAAGCTGAAGCTTTTCGCGCTGCAAAAGACATAGGATAAGTCTCGCCTGCGCGGCTTGCGTGGGGCTGCGCCGCGCTAAGGGTCAGGGCATCATCACCACGGTCGTTCCGACATTGACGCGCTCATAGAGGTCGACCACATCCTCGTTGAGCATGCGGATGCAACCATAGGAGGCGGCGGTGCCGACCGAGGCGCGCATCTTGTGCGTGGTGCCGTGGATCGCCACCTGGTTGCGGTCGAGCGTCAGCGCCCGCACGCCCATCGGGTTATGCGGCGAGCCGCCACGAATGAAGTCGGGCAGCTCGGGGTGGTCGCGCTTGACCACCGTCGGCGGGACCCAGTCCGGATTGACATATTTGCCGTCGATGTGAGCGTAGCCGGACCATTCCTTGCCGGACTTCGGCACCGCCACCGGATAGCGGATGGCCGTGCCATTGCCCATGACGAGGAACAAGCTGCGCTGGCGGGCGCTGATGACCACCGTGCCCGCCTCCACGCCGGGATTGTAGGCGACGACATTGCGCGCCGCGCCCGTCCCGGGCAGAGCGACGAGGCCAGCGGCGAGCGAGGCTCCCGCCATCATGCCGCGCGCCGCCCCCGTGGCGCGCGAGATACGCGAAAAACGCTGAACGAACGAGATCAACATGGCTCCATACCTTCTCCAGGGTGGCGCTGAGTGCGACATGTAGCGGCAGTGTTGCTACGGCCACCCTTACGTAGGCGCGATCCTACAGTTGCGGTTATGGTTTAACACTAAGAACTGGTTAAGCGAGTGCGTCAGATCACAGCCAATCGGGCGCCGCCGCCGCTCCCTCTTGCGCGCGAGCGCCCGCTCGAGGCATGACGGGCCATGGAGACACCGCCTCCGACGCCCCTGATCTTCGATCGCCGCCTGCTGCGCCGACGTCTCGCCCGCGCCCTGCGCGGCGCGGCGCCCGACTTTCTGATGCTGCGCGCCGCCGACGATCTCGCCGACCGGCTCGCCGGCATAAAGCGCGACTTTCCGCGCTCGCTGGACCTCTGCTCCCCCGCGCCGCATTTCACCGCCGCCGTCCTCGCGAGCGGGCGGCCAGCGCCCCTGCGCGCGGCGCTTCTGCCGGCGCCCGACGTCGCCGTGGTCGCCGAGGAGGAGGCCCTACCCTTCGCCCCCGCCTCCTTCGATCTCGTCGTCTCCGGCCTCGCCCTGCAATGGGTCAACGATCTGCCCGGAGCGCTCGCGCAAGTGCGGCGCATGCTCGCGCCGGACGGGCTGTTTCTGGCCTGTTTTCCGGGCGGAGCGAGCCTGATCGAGCTGCGCGCCGCGCTCATTCAGGCGGAGGGGGAGATTTGCGGCGGCGCCAGTCCGCGCGTGTCGCCCTTCGTCGATCTGCGCGATCTCGGCGGGCTGCTGCAACGCGCCGGCTTCGCTCTGCCGGTCACCGACGTCGACAGCTTCACGCTGCGCTATGATTCGATGTTCGCGTTGTTGTCCGAACTGCGCGCCATGGGCGCCGCCAATATCCTCGTCGAGCGCTCGCGCAAGCCGCTGCGCCGCGCCGTGCTGCTGC
The sequence above is a segment of the Methylosinus trichosporium OB3b genome. Coding sequences within it:
- a CDS encoding TetR/AcrR family transcriptional regulator, giving the protein MTTNDKTTDTGAETKSANGSMRDRIVEALMRLAGRRAFEDIAIADIAHEAGVSLADFRDCFPSKGAVLASFSRKIDRQVLEDFSGRYAAEPAKERLYDVLLRRLEALEPYRNALEAISQWASTDPLAAAALNRETVNSMRFMLEAADIDSEGALGALKLQGLAIAWWRVLGVWFEDSDVDLCRTKAALDRELSRSEAVIERIEDVTRLTSPLRTLARAVFRGVTGRRRHGRHHMRDRDEDLDEDYEEARRRHHHAERHHQDDATA
- the proC gene encoding pyrroline-5-carboxylate reductase: MSAFVGLPGSITLVGAGKMGAALLQGWAAQGLSGEGVAIVEPQASREVTALAAARGFRLNPPTRAPAEALVLAIKPQMLDAVAPSLVADAGPDTLVLSILAGKRVADLVARLPAAKMIVRAMPNTPASIGRGISGAFACPAVDDGRRGLASALLGAVGEVEWIESEALIDAVTAVSGSGPAYVFHFVECLTKAGVEAGLPEEIAARLARATVAGAGELLRQSGDLSPATLRENVTSPGGTTAAALAVLMAEDGLAPLLARAVAAARRRAEELSG
- a CDS encoding YbjN domain-containing protein; translated protein: MLIAPDKDFDRPRHPVDIVEQLATSNDWSFDRDDEDEISISVAGGWTDYHVAFTWLGELETLHVSCAFDLRVPERRRAEAQSLIRTINEQLWVGHFDLWPSEGVVMHRQSLLLAGGAQPSGLQCAALLDRALETCERYYQAFQFVLWAGKGAKEALETANFETKGEA
- a CDS encoding L,D-transpeptidase; translated protein: MLISFVQRFSRISRATGAARGMMAGASLAAGLVALPGTGAARNVVAYNPGVEAGTVVISARQRSLFLVMGNGTAIRYPVAVPKSGKEWSGYAHIDGKYVNPDWVPPTVVKRDHPELPDFIRGGSPHNPMGVRALTLDRNQVAIHGTTHKMRASVGTAASYGCIRMLNEDVVDLYERVNVGTTVVMMP
- a CDS encoding methyltransferase domain-containing protein, translating into METPPPTPLIFDRRLLRRRLARALRGAAPDFLMLRAADDLADRLAGIKRDFPRSLDLCSPAPHFTAAVLASGRPAPLRAALLPAPDVAVVAEEEALPFAPASFDLVVSGLALQWVNDLPGALAQVRRMLAPDGLFLACFPGGASLIELRAALIQAEGEICGGASPRVSPFVDLRDLGGLLQRAGFALPVTDVDSFTLRYDSMFALLSELRAMGAANILVERSRKPLRRAVLLRAAEIYAERFSDPDGRVRATIEFVWLSGWAPHESQQKPLQPGTAKMRLADALKRPSGE